A single Corallococcus silvisoli DNA region contains:
- a CDS encoding DUF4091 domain-containing protein: MAAVLSAAPGGVQVVSPLVKVRPDATPKGAKEAHLSAAKGECEGTQLVLPHGVTRVTLEPRVLKGPGRPLTVDAWREAYLDVKTPSNGEGQKGPWPDALVPLSAPANPKLPTVLYVEVCVPRNQAAGTYRGSLSAKADGKELPAVPFTVEVQPFEIPATSSLPNSFGISLYSIAKGHGIAADSPEAKALLRAYGKALLEHRVSAHGMGMDPPPVKFQDGRAVLDWKAYDAEMAPFLDGSLLPSGARFTTSDVRDNKKALTDAEKSAYYRAFQQHFEDKGWKAQLFFYAKDEPKPEDVPLVRAQSKRVREAEAHIPVLVTTPLDAALQGSADILAPTLNCFYPRPGPQTCRTVANTATVRSRLAPRTKVWWYQSCNSHGCTGGPPEDKAQDTAYSGWASYMVDHPAPLNRAMGVLAYSSGVDGELYYDTVFAYNTKKDVWTDVFEFGGNGDGTLFYPGTPAKLGGVEHQPVVTLRLKQIRDGLEDYEYLHLLAALGDSGFARSAAKRLARSGYEITRDPAEWEAVRQEVTERIVKRWSAEQAKRSGRRTSGGTP, encoded by the coding sequence CTGGTGCTTCCGCACGGCGTGACGCGGGTGACGCTGGAGCCCCGGGTCCTCAAGGGGCCGGGCAGGCCGCTCACCGTGGACGCGTGGCGGGAGGCCTACCTGGACGTGAAGACGCCGTCCAACGGCGAGGGCCAGAAGGGCCCCTGGCCCGACGCGCTCGTGCCCCTGTCCGCGCCCGCCAATCCCAAGCTCCCCACCGTCCTCTACGTGGAGGTGTGCGTCCCCCGGAACCAGGCCGCCGGCACCTACCGCGGCAGCCTGAGCGCGAAGGCGGACGGCAAGGAGCTGCCGGCGGTGCCCTTCACCGTGGAGGTGCAGCCGTTCGAGATTCCGGCGACGTCCTCGCTGCCCAACAGCTTCGGCATCTCTCTCTACAGCATCGCGAAGGGGCACGGCATCGCCGCCGACTCACCGGAGGCGAAGGCGCTGCTGCGCGCGTACGGCAAGGCCTTGCTGGAGCACCGCGTGAGCGCGCACGGCATGGGTATGGACCCGCCTCCGGTGAAGTTCCAGGACGGCCGCGCGGTGCTGGACTGGAAGGCGTACGACGCGGAGATGGCGCCCTTCCTGGATGGCAGCCTGCTGCCCTCCGGCGCGCGCTTCACGACGAGCGACGTGCGCGACAACAAGAAGGCCCTCACGGACGCGGAGAAGTCCGCGTACTACCGCGCCTTCCAGCAGCACTTCGAGGACAAGGGCTGGAAGGCGCAGCTCTTCTTCTACGCCAAGGACGAGCCCAAGCCCGAGGACGTGCCGCTCGTGAGGGCGCAGTCCAAGCGCGTGCGCGAAGCGGAGGCCCACATCCCCGTGCTCGTCACCACGCCGCTGGACGCGGCGCTCCAGGGTTCGGCGGACATCCTCGCGCCCACGCTCAACTGCTTCTACCCGCGACCGGGCCCGCAGACGTGCCGCACGGTGGCGAACACCGCGACCGTGCGCTCACGCCTGGCCCCGCGCACGAAGGTGTGGTGGTACCAGAGCTGCAACTCGCATGGCTGCACGGGCGGCCCCCCCGAGGACAAGGCGCAGGACACCGCGTACAGCGGCTGGGCCTCGTACATGGTGGACCACCCCGCCCCGCTCAACCGGGCCATGGGCGTGCTGGCCTACTCCAGCGGCGTGGACGGCGAGCTCTATTACGACACCGTCTTCGCCTACAACACGAAGAAGGATGTCTGGACGGACGTCTTCGAGTTCGGCGGCAACGGGGACGGCACGCTCTTCTACCCGGGCACTCCCGCGAAGCTGGGCGGCGTGGAGCACCAGCCGGTGGTGACGCTGCGGCTCAAACAGATCCGCGACGGCCTGGAGGACTACGAATACCTGCACCTGCTGGCGGCGCTGGGGGACAGCGGTTTCGCGCGGTCCGCGGCGAAGCGGCTGGCCCGGTCCGGCTATGAAATCACCCGGGACCCAGCGGAGTGGGAAGCCGTGCGCCAGGAGGTGACCGAGCGCATCGTGAAGCGATGGTCGGCTGAACAAGCGAAGCGCTCCGGACGTCGGACTTCCGGGGGTACCCCGTAG
- a CDS encoding imelysin family protein — MFSRSLKLSLLVGGALLTGACSNDDGGNTNLDSLDQQLVVNFADAVVVPTYNLLATRMVELDAAAQALKNAPSATTLKAAQDAWFAARVPWEQSEAFLFGPVDSYGWDPAMDSWPVNRTDLDAVLGNSDKLTQQYVSGLQETQKGYHTTEYLLFGEGQAKKPADFNARQFEYLLALTAELKTVSGNLASSWTTGVNGQSPYRDTLAKAGEAGNTVYPTVESGAQEMLGGVLTILDEVANGKIADPYDAKDPNLVESQFALNSLSDFTNNIRSVENVYLGHRPESEAKGLSMSDVVKERDAALDTRVKAEIAAAIAALGKVPEPFPVSIKDPASADKIEGAQAAIRKLHDTFQVNVKAVILN, encoded by the coding sequence ATGTTCTCCCGTTCCCTCAAACTCTCCCTGCTGGTGGGTGGCGCGCTGCTGACGGGCGCCTGCAGCAACGATGACGGTGGCAACACCAACCTGGATTCGTTGGATCAGCAGCTCGTCGTCAACTTCGCGGACGCGGTGGTGGTCCCCACCTACAACCTGCTGGCGACGCGCATGGTGGAGCTGGACGCGGCGGCGCAGGCGCTGAAGAACGCGCCCAGCGCGACGACGCTGAAGGCGGCACAGGACGCGTGGTTCGCCGCGCGCGTGCCGTGGGAGCAGAGCGAGGCGTTCCTCTTCGGGCCGGTGGACAGCTACGGGTGGGACCCGGCCATGGACAGCTGGCCGGTGAACCGCACGGACCTGGACGCGGTGCTGGGCAACAGCGACAAGCTGACGCAGCAGTACGTAAGCGGCCTGCAGGAGACGCAGAAGGGCTACCACACGACGGAGTACCTGCTCTTCGGCGAGGGCCAGGCGAAGAAGCCGGCGGACTTCAACGCGCGCCAGTTCGAGTACCTGCTCGCGCTCACCGCGGAGCTGAAGACGGTGTCGGGCAACCTGGCGTCGTCCTGGACGACGGGCGTGAATGGGCAGTCCCCCTACCGCGACACGCTGGCCAAGGCGGGCGAGGCGGGCAACACCGTGTACCCCACCGTGGAGTCGGGCGCGCAGGAGATGCTGGGCGGCGTGCTGACCATCCTCGACGAGGTGGCGAACGGGAAGATCGCCGACCCGTACGACGCGAAGGACCCCAACCTGGTGGAGAGCCAGTTCGCGCTCAACTCGCTGTCTGACTTCACCAACAACATCCGCAGCGTGGAGAACGTCTACCTGGGCCACCGCCCGGAGAGCGAGGCCAAGGGCCTGTCGATGTCGGACGTGGTGAAGGAGCGCGACGCGGCGCTGGACACGCGCGTGAAGGCGGAGATCGCGGCGGCCATCGCGGCGCTGGGCAAGGTGCCGGAGCCGTTCCCGGTGTCCATCAAGGACCCGGCCTCCGCGGATAAAATCGAGGGGGCGCAGGCCGCCATCCGGAAGCTGCACGACACCTTCCAGGTGAACGTGAAGGCTGTCATCCTGAACTGA
- a CDS encoding DUF507 family protein — MRLYPKVIPIISREAIQQLMQDGDIEVEPMRVADAEMDLSAIMREYLANEERVNQATREALERRGYDYSKFNQVKREMADVRGFKMGDEGIEYVINQMIEFLLISRNVEEVYSPDNVLRQKMFQGMKKHLDVDDEIDREARSRLKHLQEGTSAFDIEYNKTVEQIRRARGLI; from the coding sequence ATGAGGCTGTATCCGAAGGTGATCCCGATCATCTCGCGCGAGGCCATTCAGCAGCTCATGCAGGACGGGGACATCGAGGTGGAGCCGATGCGCGTGGCCGACGCCGAGATGGACCTGTCCGCCATCATGCGCGAGTACCTCGCCAACGAAGAGCGTGTGAACCAGGCGACGCGGGAGGCCCTGGAGCGTCGAGGATATGACTACTCCAAGTTCAACCAGGTGAAGCGCGAGATGGCGGACGTGCGCGGCTTCAAGATGGGGGACGAGGGCATCGAGTACGTCATCAACCAGATGATCGAGTTCCTCCTCATCAGCCGGAACGTCGAGGAGGTCTACTCCCCGGACAACGTGCTGCGTCAGAAGATGTTCCAGGGCATGAAGAAGCACCTGGACGTGGACGACGAGATCGACCGGGAGGCCCGCTCGAGGCTGAAGCACCTGCAGGAAGGCACGAGCGCCTTCGACATCGAGTACAACAAGACCGTCGAGCAGATCCGCCGCGCTCGCGGCCTGATTTAG
- the uvrC gene encoding excinuclease ABC subunit UvrC translates to MDIRLQEKLDALPTEPGVYLMKDKRGQIIYVGKAVNLRSRVRSYFNRSGDTRVFVSLLDTMLGDLETVLVHNEKEALLLENELIKKHKPRFNVLLKDDKQFISLRLDRTQPFPRLEVVRKYEKDGARYFGPYSSAGAIRETLRLINRFFQLRTCTDHVLANRKRPCLLHQIGRCPAPCVYPVPPEDYRKSVDEVAMFLEGKAGELIEGLRLRMKRAAVELKFEEAARVRDQLLAIERSLERQKVATSDFKDQDVFAFHREGDRILFYVLHVRQGRLNGGQAFPFGSQEFPDDELLASFVNLYYDQGGFVPEEVLLPLEPGDGTEGLEALLTERKGERARVFVPKRGEKHELVNMALKNAEQAFVERKRTKDETDTVLSRLQSKLGLRNFPRRMECFDISHFQSSSIVASQVAVTDGETDKSRYRKYKIKSVEKQDDFASMYEVITRRIKRGVEDGDLPDLLVIDGGKGQLASAHAAMKDLGVEGVDVVGLAKSRDQDVFDRDAESAKSPERVFVLGRKDPIVLPQNSAEMFMLTRMRDEAHRFAITFQGKSMRKSAMRSALEDIPGVGEGRRKMLLRHFGSLKRVGDASIEELAEVVGPAMAERVHAGLHGDPEEDSEDPVREASLDDASEPAHEKADGGSPPGTA, encoded by the coding sequence ATGGACATCCGGCTGCAGGAAAAGCTGGACGCGCTGCCCACCGAGCCCGGCGTGTACCTGATGAAGGACAAGCGCGGGCAGATCATCTACGTGGGCAAGGCCGTGAACCTGCGCAGCCGCGTGCGCAGCTACTTCAACCGCTCCGGCGACACCCGCGTCTTCGTGTCCCTCCTGGACACGATGCTGGGCGACCTGGAGACGGTGCTCGTCCACAACGAGAAGGAGGCCCTCCTCCTCGAGAACGAGCTCATCAAGAAGCACAAGCCGCGCTTCAACGTCCTCTTGAAGGACGACAAGCAGTTCATCTCCCTGCGCCTGGACCGCACCCAGCCGTTCCCCCGGCTGGAGGTGGTGCGCAAGTACGAGAAGGACGGCGCGCGCTACTTCGGCCCCTACTCCAGCGCGGGCGCCATCCGCGAAACGCTGCGCCTCATCAACCGCTTCTTCCAGCTGCGCACCTGCACGGACCACGTGCTGGCCAACCGCAAGCGGCCGTGCCTGCTCCATCAGATTGGCCGGTGCCCGGCCCCGTGCGTCTACCCGGTGCCCCCGGAGGACTACCGCAAGAGCGTGGACGAGGTGGCCATGTTCCTGGAGGGCAAGGCCGGAGAGCTGATTGAAGGCCTGCGCCTGCGCATGAAGCGCGCCGCGGTGGAGCTGAAGTTCGAGGAGGCCGCGCGGGTGCGCGACCAGCTGCTCGCCATCGAGCGCAGCCTGGAGCGCCAGAAGGTGGCCACCAGCGACTTCAAGGACCAGGACGTGTTCGCCTTCCACCGCGAGGGCGACCGCATCCTCTTCTACGTCCTGCACGTGCGGCAGGGCCGGCTCAACGGCGGCCAGGCCTTCCCCTTCGGCAGCCAGGAGTTCCCGGATGACGAACTGCTCGCCTCGTTCGTGAACCTCTACTACGACCAGGGCGGCTTCGTGCCGGAGGAGGTGCTCCTGCCCCTGGAGCCCGGCGACGGCACCGAAGGCCTGGAGGCCCTGCTCACCGAGCGCAAGGGCGAGCGCGCGCGCGTCTTCGTCCCCAAGCGCGGGGAGAAGCATGAACTGGTGAACATGGCGCTGAAGAACGCGGAGCAGGCGTTCGTGGAGAGGAAGCGCACCAAGGACGAGACGGACACGGTGCTGTCACGCCTCCAGTCCAAGCTGGGCCTGCGCAACTTCCCGCGCCGGATGGAGTGCTTCGACATCTCCCACTTCCAAAGCTCCTCCATCGTCGCGTCGCAGGTGGCCGTGACGGACGGGGAGACGGACAAGTCGCGCTACCGCAAGTACAAGATCAAATCCGTGGAGAAGCAGGACGACTTCGCCAGCATGTACGAGGTCATCACCCGCCGGATCAAGCGCGGCGTGGAGGACGGGGACCTGCCGGACCTGCTGGTCATCGACGGTGGCAAGGGGCAGCTCGCCAGCGCGCACGCGGCCATGAAGGACCTGGGCGTGGAGGGGGTGGACGTGGTGGGCCTGGCCAAGAGCCGCGATCAGGACGTGTTCGACCGGGACGCCGAGAGCGCGAAGAGCCCCGAGCGCGTCTTCGTGCTGGGGCGCAAGGACCCCATCGTCCTGCCGCAGAACTCGGCGGAAATGTTCATGCTCACGCGCATGCGCGACGAAGCGCACCGGTTCGCCATCACCTTCCAGGGCAAGTCCATGCGAAAGAGCGCCATGCGGTCGGCGCTGGAGGACATTCCCGGCGTGGGCGAAGGGCGGCGGAAGATGTTGCTGCGCCACTTCGGTTCTCTCAAGCGGGTGGGGGACGCCAGCATCGAGGAGCTGGCGGAGGTCGTGGGCCCGGCGATGGCCGAGCGCGTCCACGCGGGCCTGCACGGCGACCCCGAGGAAGACAGCGAGGACCCGGTGCGTGAGGCGTCCCTGGATGATGCTTCCGAACCCGCGCATGAAAAAGCGGATGGAGGGTCGCCACCGGGTACGGCATGA
- a CDS encoding di-heme oxidoreductase family protein translates to MRRVFGLGALLWLAGCGGKDTEAPEAPPRAGGDTTINDRTSRAFAQAAPNLSLEHEALHREGDAAFAAVFVPGPAPVNPGLGPAYNNTSCNGCHLRNGRGMPVMGGGPQRTQLLVRVSLPDGTPDHPNGAVPVPGLGLQIQDQAVYGASPEASVTLAWEEREGTYADGTAYGLRSPRITIVMPDGSAPPSNMRTSLRLPPPVVGLGLLEAVDVATLQALADPTDANSDGVSGRLNTVWDVQARALVPGRFGWKANSPNLRQQSAEAYFNDMGISSPLFPEADGTFELPLRTLDAAVFYAQSLGVPARTAMDDAAVKRGEAKFKDLGCVACHRDTLETGEHPVAELSHQRIHPYTDLLLHDMGAGLADGRPDGDATGNEWRTAPLWGLGLTQTILPYSSYLHDGRARTLEEAVLWHGGEAERAREGFRSLSASDRAALVRFLQSL, encoded by the coding sequence ATGCGACGGGTATTCGGACTCGGGGCGCTGCTGTGGCTCGCGGGCTGCGGCGGCAAGGACACCGAAGCTCCGGAGGCACCGCCGCGCGCGGGGGGCGACACCACCATCAACGACCGCACGTCGCGGGCGTTCGCGCAGGCCGCCCCCAACCTCAGCCTGGAGCACGAAGCGCTGCACCGCGAGGGCGACGCCGCCTTCGCCGCCGTCTTCGTGCCCGGCCCGGCCCCGGTGAACCCGGGGCTGGGGCCGGCGTACAACAACACCTCGTGCAACGGCTGCCACCTGCGCAACGGGCGGGGCATGCCGGTGATGGGCGGAGGCCCGCAGCGCACGCAGCTGCTGGTGCGCGTGAGCCTCCCGGACGGCACGCCGGACCACCCCAACGGCGCGGTGCCCGTGCCGGGGTTGGGCCTCCAGATTCAAGACCAGGCCGTCTACGGCGCCTCGCCAGAGGCCAGCGTGACGCTCGCCTGGGAGGAGCGCGAGGGGACGTACGCGGATGGGACGGCGTACGGGCTGCGCTCGCCGCGCATCACCATCGTGATGCCGGACGGCTCCGCGCCGCCCTCGAACATGCGGACGTCGCTGCGCCTGCCGCCTCCTGTCGTCGGGCTGGGGCTGCTGGAAGCGGTGGACGTGGCCACGCTCCAGGCGCTCGCGGACCCCACGGACGCGAACAGCGACGGGGTGTCCGGGCGGCTGAACACCGTGTGGGACGTCCAGGCGCGCGCGCTGGTGCCGGGCCGCTTCGGGTGGAAGGCGAACAGCCCCAACCTGCGGCAGCAGTCCGCGGAGGCGTACTTCAACGACATGGGGATTTCATCGCCCCTCTTCCCGGAAGCCGACGGCACCTTCGAGCTGCCCCTGCGCACGCTGGACGCGGCCGTGTTCTACGCGCAGTCGCTCGGGGTGCCGGCGCGCACGGCGATGGACGACGCGGCGGTGAAGCGCGGTGAGGCGAAGTTCAAGGACCTGGGCTGCGTGGCGTGCCACCGCGACACGCTGGAGACGGGTGAGCACCCGGTGGCGGAGCTGTCGCACCAGCGCATCCATCCGTACACGGACCTGCTGCTGCACGACATGGGCGCGGGTCTGGCGGACGGGCGGCCGGATGGGGATGCCACCGGCAACGAGTGGCGCACGGCGCCCCTCTGGGGCCTGGGGCTGACGCAGACCATCCTTCCGTATTCGAGCTACCTGCACGATGGGCGGGCACGGACGCTGGAAGAGGCGGTGCTGTGGCACGGCGGCGAAGCGGAGCGGGCGCGGGAGGGGTTCCGCAGCCTTTCCGCCAGCGACCGGGCCGCGCTGGTGCGCTTCCTCCAGTCGCTCTAG
- a CDS encoding DUF3108 domain-containing protein encodes MSSMRTLVAACLAFSAVSATPGQAQQAQPFTLPSALRPGAGAVEANPDAGSSSNPESNTGDAASAASANEPVVAVQPCERGLPALRTPLAFKPGELLEFDLDAMGAKAGKLTMRVQRPVSGTLPVLVEAQTNTLFSKVRRVRGSATSYLHPKTLRPSRYAEEAVENEQRRKVDVVFGAQDKSVKVDYQVSDKPRGHYDYTFDKDGLDVAGAIYLIRQLPLKKDLPVCFDVYGIRRMWRMTATVVEREHVSLPLGEFDAWHLAGTAVRLDRPSQTRDVHVWITDDDRRLPLAAVGAIDLGAVRLTLSGVKRPGEKPLESQGKEDLKW; translated from the coding sequence ATGAGCTCCATGCGCACCCTCGTCGCGGCCTGTCTCGCGTTCAGCGCCGTCAGCGCCACCCCGGGTCAGGCCCAGCAGGCCCAGCCCTTCACCCTCCCCTCCGCCCTGCGCCCAGGCGCGGGCGCCGTGGAGGCCAACCCTGACGCGGGGAGCTCCTCCAACCCGGAGTCGAACACCGGGGACGCGGCGTCGGCCGCGTCCGCCAACGAGCCTGTCGTCGCGGTGCAGCCCTGTGAGCGGGGCCTGCCCGCGCTGCGCACGCCTCTGGCCTTCAAGCCTGGAGAGCTGCTCGAGTTCGACCTGGACGCCATGGGCGCCAAGGCGGGCAAGCTCACCATGCGCGTGCAGCGGCCCGTGAGCGGCACGCTGCCGGTGCTGGTGGAGGCGCAGACCAACACGCTCTTCTCCAAGGTGCGCCGGGTGCGCGGCAGCGCGACCAGCTACCTGCACCCCAAGACGCTGCGCCCGTCGCGCTACGCCGAGGAGGCGGTGGAGAACGAGCAGCGCCGCAAGGTGGACGTCGTCTTCGGCGCGCAGGACAAGAGCGTCAAGGTGGACTACCAGGTCAGCGACAAGCCCCGCGGCCACTACGACTACACGTTCGACAAGGACGGCCTGGACGTCGCCGGCGCCATCTACCTCATCCGCCAGCTCCCCCTGAAGAAGGACCTGCCCGTGTGCTTCGACGTGTACGGCATCCGCCGCATGTGGCGGATGACGGCCACCGTGGTGGAGCGCGAGCACGTGTCCCTGCCCCTGGGCGAGTTCGACGCGTGGCACCTGGCCGGCACCGCCGTGCGCCTGGACCGGCCGTCGCAGACGCGCGACGTGCACGTGTGGATCACCGACGACGACCGCCGCCTGCCCCTGGCCGCCGTGGGCGCCATCGATCTGGGCGCGGTGCGCCTCACCCTCTCCGGTGTGAAACGCCCCGGAGAAAAACCCCTGGAGAGCCAGGGCAAGGAAGATCTCAAGTGGTGA